Proteins encoded within one genomic window of Bradyrhizobium sp. 186:
- a CDS encoding integration host factor subunit beta yields the protein MIKSELVQHIAEHNPHLYQRDVENIVNAILEEIVAALARGDRVELRGFGAFSVKHRPARAGRNPRTGAHVPVDQKSVPFFKTGKEMRERLNRDHPDPGAPD from the coding sequence ATGATCAAATCCGAACTTGTTCAGCATATCGCCGAGCACAACCCGCATCTGTACCAGCGGGATGTCGAGAACATTGTGAATGCGATTCTCGAAGAGATCGTAGCGGCCCTCGCGCGCGGTGACCGCGTCGAGTTGCGCGGCTTCGGTGCCTTCTCGGTGAAGCATCGCCCTGCACGCGCCGGACGCAATCCGCGCACCGGCGCCCATGTTCCCGTCGACCAGAAGAGCGTTCCGTTCTTCAAGACCGGCAAGGAAATGCGCGAGCGGCTGAATCGCGACCATCCGGATCCCGGCGCGCCAGACTGA
- a CDS encoding lipopolysaccharide assembly protein LapA domain-containing protein, with protein sequence MRKFLTALVVIPLGLLLVVFAVANRHFVTVSFDPFNSTDALLSRSVPLFLLLILVAALGVLAGGSAVWFGQRHWRRAARRHEADARTARAELADLRASTTPARPDPQRLPAPSGIGLYGPIGRDKQRATL encoded by the coding sequence ATGCGAAAGTTCCTGACCGCGCTGGTCGTGATTCCGCTGGGCCTGCTCCTGGTGGTTTTCGCCGTCGCCAACCGGCATTTCGTTACCGTCTCCTTTGACCCCTTCAACTCGACCGATGCGTTACTGTCCCGCTCGGTGCCGCTGTTCCTGCTCCTGATCCTGGTAGCCGCGCTGGGTGTCCTGGCCGGCGGCTCTGCCGTCTGGTTCGGCCAACGACACTGGCGGCGCGCGGCGCGCCGGCATGAGGCGGATGCGCGCACCGCCAGGGCCGAGCTGGCTGATCTACGGGCCTCGACGACCCCGGCGCGGCCGGATCCGCAGCGCCTTCCAGCCCCCTCCGGGATCGGCCTTTACGGGCCCATCGGGCGAGACAAGCAGCGCGCGACGTTGTAG
- a CDS encoding phosphoribosylanthranilate isomerase, producing MSLLVKICGLSTRETLEAALDAGADMVGFVFFPPSPRHLSLDLGRELGRQVKRRALKVALSVDADDATLENIVDALSPDILQLHGKESVARLRDIKQRFGRPVMKAVPVETAVELAVLPGYAAVADRILFDARAPKDATRPGGLGAPFDWHLLENLELSLPYMVSGGLDAQNVAEAVRLTRAGGVDVSSGVEGAPGVKDPELINAFIRAARAPQELSVR from the coding sequence ATGTCCCTGCTCGTCAAAATCTGCGGCCTGTCCACGCGCGAGACGCTCGAAGCGGCGCTCGACGCGGGTGCCGACATGGTGGGGTTCGTGTTCTTTCCGCCGTCGCCGCGGCATCTGTCGCTGGACCTGGGACGCGAGCTCGGCCGGCAGGTGAAGCGGCGCGCGCTCAAGGTGGCGCTCAGCGTCGATGCCGACGACGCCACCCTCGAAAATATCGTGGACGCGCTGTCGCCCGACATCCTCCAGCTTCACGGCAAGGAGAGCGTGGCGCGGCTGCGCGACATCAAGCAGAGGTTCGGCCGGCCGGTGATGAAGGCGGTGCCGGTCGAGACGGCAGTCGAGCTCGCCGTGCTGCCCGGCTATGCCGCGGTCGCCGACCGCATCCTGTTCGACGCGCGCGCGCCGAAAGACGCGACCCGGCCTGGCGGCCTCGGAGCGCCCTTCGACTGGCATCTGCTCGAAAACCTCGAGCTATCGCTTCCGTACATGGTCTCGGGTGGACTTGATGCCCAGAACGTCGCCGAGGCTGTTCGCCTCACCCGTGCCGGCGGCGTCGACGTGTCCTCCGGCGTCGAGGGCGCCCCGGGCGTGAAGGATCCGGAGCTGATCAACGCCTTCATTCGCGCCGCGCGCGCCCCGCAAGAGTTGAGCGTCCGATGA
- the trpB gene encoding tryptophan synthase subunit beta, with amino-acid sequence MNIAKPNSYRSGPDERGHFGIFGGRFVAETLMPLILDLEKAYTEAKADPAFQAEMNGYLKHYVGRPSPLYFAERLTEHLGGAKIYLKREELNHTGSHKVNNVLGQIMLARRMGKKRIIAETGAGQHGVATATLCARFGLECVVYMGAVDVERQQPNVIRMVMLGAEVIPVQSGTRTLKDAMNEALRDWVTNVHNTFYCIGTVAGPHPYPTLVRDFQSIIGNETKVQMQEVEGRLPDSLVACIGGGSNAMGLFHPFLDDSTVEIFGVEAAGHGLTQLHAASIAGGRPGVLHGNRTYLLMDADGQIQDAHSISAGLDYPGIGPEHSWLHEIGRVNYLSATDDEALAAFQLLSRLEGIIPALEPAHAIAKVMELAPKRPKDHLMVVNLSGRGDKDVPQVGDILRGKAK; translated from the coding sequence ATGAACATCGCCAAACCAAACTCCTATCGCAGCGGTCCCGACGAGCGCGGGCATTTCGGCATTTTCGGCGGCCGCTTCGTCGCCGAAACCCTGATGCCGCTGATTCTCGATCTGGAGAAGGCCTACACTGAAGCCAAGGCCGACCCGGCCTTCCAGGCCGAGATGAACGGCTATCTCAAGCACTATGTCGGCCGGCCCTCGCCGCTCTATTTCGCGGAGCGCCTGACTGAGCATCTCGGCGGCGCAAAAATCTATTTGAAGCGCGAGGAGCTCAACCACACCGGCTCGCACAAGGTGAACAACGTGCTCGGCCAGATCATGCTGGCGCGGCGCATGGGCAAGAAGCGCATCATCGCCGAGACCGGCGCCGGCCAGCACGGCGTTGCCACCGCGACGCTGTGCGCCCGCTTCGGCCTCGAATGCGTGGTCTATATGGGCGCCGTCGACGTCGAGCGGCAGCAGCCCAACGTCATTCGCATGGTGATGCTGGGCGCAGAGGTGATCCCCGTGCAGTCGGGCACGCGCACGCTGAAGGACGCCATGAACGAGGCGCTGCGCGATTGGGTCACCAACGTGCACAACACCTTCTACTGCATCGGCACGGTGGCGGGTCCGCATCCTTATCCGACGCTGGTGCGCGATTTCCAGTCGATCATCGGCAACGAGACCAAGGTGCAGATGCAGGAGGTCGAAGGCCGCCTGCCTGATTCGCTGGTTGCCTGTATCGGCGGCGGCTCGAACGCGATGGGCCTGTTTCATCCGTTCCTCGACGATTCCACAGTCGAGATCTTCGGTGTCGAAGCTGCGGGCCATGGGCTGACGCAACTGCACGCCGCCTCGATCGCCGGCGGCCGTCCCGGCGTGCTGCACGGTAACCGCACCTATCTCCTGATGGACGCGGACGGCCAGATCCAGGACGCGCATTCGATCTCGGCCGGTCTCGACTATCCCGGCATCGGCCCCGAGCATTCCTGGCTGCACGAGATCGGCCGCGTCAACTATCTCTCCGCGACCGATGACGAGGCACTCGCGGCGTTCCAGCTGCTGTCGCGGCTCGAAGGCATCATCCCCGCGCTCGAGCCCGCGCATGCCATCGCCAAGGTGATGGAGCTCGCGCCGAAGCGGCCCAAAGATCACCTGATGGTCGTCAATCTCTCCGGCCGCGGCGACAAGGACGTACCGCAGGTCGGTGACATCCTGAGAGGCAAGGCCAAGTGA
- the trpA gene encoding tryptophan synthase subunit alpha has translation MTTRIDTRFAELKKAGRSAFVTFLMAGDPDPATSLEIIKALPKAGADVIEIGMPFTDPMADGPSIQAAGLRALKAGMTLKKTIELVRGFRKDDNTTPIVLMGYYNPIYIYGVDKFLADAKTAGIDGLIIVDLPPEEDDELCLPAMKAGLNFIRLATPTTDDKRLPAVLANTSGFVYYVSITGITGAAAADSTAVSGAVARIKRHTELPVCVGFGIRTPETARSIASHANGAVVGTALVDALKNSLDTEGRATAKTVNAVAELTASLAHGVKGARAAAE, from the coding sequence GTGACCACGCGTATCGACACCCGTTTTGCCGAGTTGAAGAAAGCGGGCCGCTCGGCCTTCGTCACCTTCCTGATGGCCGGCGATCCCGATCCGGCGACCTCGCTCGAGATCATCAAGGCGCTGCCGAAGGCGGGCGCCGACGTGATCGAGATCGGCATGCCTTTCACCGATCCGATGGCCGACGGTCCGTCGATTCAGGCCGCCGGCCTGCGCGCGCTCAAGGCCGGCATGACGCTGAAGAAGACGATCGAGCTGGTGCGCGGCTTCCGCAAGGACGACAACACCACGCCGATCGTGCTGATGGGCTACTACAACCCGATCTACATCTACGGCGTCGACAAGTTTCTTGCGGATGCGAAGACCGCCGGCATCGACGGCCTCATCATCGTCGACTTGCCGCCCGAGGAAGACGACGAGCTCTGTCTTCCGGCGATGAAGGCCGGCCTCAACTTCATTCGTTTGGCGACGCCGACGACCGACGACAAGCGCCTGCCGGCGGTGCTCGCCAACACGTCGGGCTTTGTCTACTACGTCTCGATCACCGGCATCACCGGCGCGGCGGCTGCCGACAGCACGGCTGTCAGCGGGGCTGTGGCCCGCATCAAGCGGCACACAGAACTGCCGGTCTGCGTCGGCTTCGGCATCCGTACGCCGGAGACCGCCCGCTCCATCGCGTCGCATGCCAACGGCGCCGTGGTCGGCACGGCGCTGGTCGATGCGCTCAAGAACAGCCTCGATACCGAGGGCCGGGCGACCGCCAAGACCGTTAACGCCGTTGCCGAATTGACGGCATCCCTGGCCCATGGCGTCAAGGGTGCGCGAGCGGCGGCGGAATAG
- the accD gene encoding acetyl-CoA carboxylase, carboxyltransferase subunit beta, translated as MNWLTNVVRPKIRNMLRRETPENLWIKCPDSGQLVFYKDVEANQFVIPGSNYHMRMGAVARLKSIFDNETWFDVALPDVTPDPLKFRDEKKYVDRIKDARARTNLNDAIKVGYGKLEGAAIVVAVQDFDFMGGSLGMAAGEAIVRGLELAVEKKSPFVVFAASGGARMQEGILSLMQMPRTTVAVQMLREAKQPYIVVLTNPTTGGVTASYAMLGDVQIAEPGALIGFAGARVIEQTIREKLPEGFQRAEYLKEHGMVDMVVHRHDLRSTLARLCRLLTKSPALETAPKSLQPVINPAQIVLAPEVAPAAPHA; from the coding sequence ATGAACTGGCTTACCAATGTGGTCCGGCCGAAGATCCGCAACATGCTGCGGCGGGAGACGCCGGAGAATCTGTGGATCAAGTGCCCGGACTCCGGGCAGCTTGTGTTCTACAAGGACGTCGAGGCCAACCAGTTCGTCATCCCCGGCTCGAACTACCACATGCGCATGGGCGCGGTGGCGCGTTTGAAGTCGATCTTCGACAACGAGACCTGGTTCGACGTCGCATTGCCCGACGTCACGCCCGATCCGCTCAAGTTCCGTGACGAAAAGAAATACGTCGACCGCATCAAGGATGCGCGTGCGCGGACCAATTTGAACGACGCGATCAAGGTCGGCTACGGCAAGCTCGAAGGCGCGGCGATTGTCGTGGCTGTGCAGGATTTCGATTTCATGGGCGGCTCCCTTGGCATGGCCGCGGGCGAAGCCATCGTGCGCGGGCTCGAGCTCGCGGTCGAGAAGAAGTCGCCCTTCGTCGTGTTCGCTGCAAGCGGCGGCGCGCGCATGCAGGAAGGCATCTTGTCGCTGATGCAGATGCCGCGCACCACGGTTGCCGTGCAGATGCTGCGCGAGGCAAAACAGCCCTACATCGTCGTGCTGACCAACCCGACCACCGGTGGCGTCACCGCGTCCTACGCGATGCTCGGCGACGTGCAGATCGCGGAGCCCGGCGCGCTGATCGGCTTCGCCGGCGCGCGCGTGATCGAGCAGACCATCCGCGAAAAGCTGCCGGAGGGATTCCAGCGCGCCGAGTATCTGAAGGAGCACGGCATGGTCGACATGGTCGTGCATCGCCATGATTTGCGCTCGACGCTGGCGCGGCTCTGCCGCCTGTTGACAAAATCGCCGGCACTGGAGACTGCGCCGAAATCGCTGCAGCCGGTCATTAACCCGGCCCAGATCGTATTGGCCCCCGAGGTCGCGCCGGCCGCGCCGCACGCGTGA
- a CDS encoding folylpolyglutamate synthase/dihydrofolate synthase family protein, with protein sequence MNASADSAKPSLGELIGRLSALHQKRIDLGLERMHRLLERLDHPERKLPPVIHIAGTNGKGSTLAYLRATLEAAGLRVHAYTSPYLVRINECFRLGRVGGGVLVGDDELRAALEEVERVNAGEAATVFELKTAAALHLFAQNPADVVLLEVGLGGRLDSTNVIETPAACVITPVSMDHVEFLGDTLASIAGEKAAIIKRGVPVISAEQAPEAMAVIEAQAKRMRAPLFAAGEGWHVNVEHGRLVYSDDRGLMDLTAPRLFGRHQFDNAGLAIATLRATNAFKVNQAAFEAGIVNAEWPARMQRVSSGELLGWGPQGSEIWLDGGHNAEGGRVAAAALADLEERVSRPLVVIAGMMANKDARAFLANFAGLTRHIIAVPIPETENAMPVDRLAGAARSLSMRVEIAPGIEAALRALSKLAYEVPPRILITGSLYLAGHVLAINGTPPA encoded by the coding sequence GTGAACGCCTCCGCGGACAGTGCAAAACCGTCGCTCGGTGAATTGATCGGGCGGCTGTCGGCGCTGCATCAGAAGCGCATCGACCTCGGGCTGGAGCGGATGCACCGCCTGCTCGAGCGGCTCGACCATCCCGAGCGCAAGCTGCCGCCGGTGATCCACATCGCCGGCACCAACGGCAAGGGCTCGACCCTCGCTTATCTGCGCGCGACGCTGGAAGCCGCGGGCTTGCGCGTCCATGCCTATACCTCGCCCTATCTGGTCCGCATCAACGAATGCTTCCGCCTCGGTCGTGTCGGTGGCGGCGTGCTGGTCGGTGACGACGAATTGCGCGCCGCGCTGGAGGAGGTCGAGCGCGTCAACGCCGGCGAGGCCGCGACCGTGTTCGAACTCAAGACCGCGGCCGCCTTGCACCTGTTTGCCCAGAACCCGGCCGATGTGGTGCTGCTCGAAGTCGGCCTCGGCGGCCGGCTCGATTCAACCAACGTGATCGAGACACCGGCGGCCTGCGTGATCACGCCGGTCAGCATGGATCATGTGGAATTTCTTGGTGACACCCTGGCGTCGATCGCCGGCGAGAAGGCTGCGATCATCAAGCGCGGCGTGCCCGTGATCTCGGCCGAGCAGGCGCCGGAGGCGATGGCGGTGATCGAGGCGCAAGCCAAGCGCATGCGCGCGCCGCTGTTTGCCGCGGGCGAAGGCTGGCATGTGAATGTCGAGCACGGGCGGCTGGTTTATTCCGACGATCGCGGCCTGATGGATCTTACGGCACCACGTCTGTTCGGCCGCCACCAGTTCGACAATGCCGGCCTCGCGATCGCGACGCTGCGCGCCACCAACGCCTTTAAGGTCAATCAGGCGGCGTTCGAAGCCGGCATCGTCAATGCCGAATGGCCGGCGCGGATGCAGCGCGTCAGTTCCGGCGAGCTGCTTGGCTGGGGTCCGCAGGGCTCGGAGATCTGGCTCGATGGCGGCCACAATGCCGAGGGCGGCCGCGTCGCGGCCGCTGCGCTCGCCGACCTCGAAGAGCGGGTGTCGCGGCCGCTGGTCGTGATTGCCGGCATGATGGCCAACAAGGATGCGCGGGCTTTCCTCGCCAATTTCGCCGGCCTCACCCGTCACATCATCGCGGTGCCGATTCCCGAAACGGAGAACGCGATGCCGGTGGACCGCCTCGCGGGTGCCGCGCGCAGCCTCAGCATGCGCGTCGAGATCGCGCCGGGCATCGAGGCTGCGCTGCGTGCGTTGTCGAAGCTAGCTTACGAAGTACCGCCGCGCATCCTGATCACCGGCTCGCTCTATCTCGCCGGCCACGTGCTCGCCATCAACGGCACGCCTCCTGCATAG
- a CDS encoding metallophosphoesterase family protein: protein MRFAAIADVHGNYLALEAALTDIRAHGIADIVNLGDMLSGPLDARRTIEILMNLDAVHVLGNHDRYLLDRAPEKMGSWDRPAHAQLDAAHLEWLRAQPMTRVFRDQVFLCHATPDNDEVYWLDTVHPDGTVAMSLLDRIEQFAQGVTQSLILCAHTHLARAVRLRDGRMIVNPGSVGSPGYRDKHPFPHVVEAGTPHARYAILELVEGAWQVTFRHVAYDYEAMAALARRNGQPELANALATGWIK from the coding sequence ATGCGTTTTGCCGCGATTGCCGACGTCCACGGAAATTATCTCGCGTTGGAGGCGGCGCTCACCGACATCCGCGCCCACGGCATTGCGGACATCGTCAATCTCGGCGACATGCTGAGCGGCCCGCTCGATGCGCGGCGGACCATCGAGATCCTGATGAATCTCGACGCCGTGCACGTGCTCGGCAATCACGACCGCTATCTGCTCGACCGCGCGCCCGAGAAGATGGGCTCATGGGATCGTCCGGCGCATGCGCAGCTCGATGCCGCGCATCTGGAGTGGCTGCGCGCGCAGCCGATGACGCGGGTGTTCCGCGACCAGGTCTTCCTCTGCCACGCGACGCCCGACAACGATGAGGTCTATTGGCTCGATACAGTGCATCCCGACGGCACAGTCGCGATGTCCCTGCTCGACCGGATCGAGCAATTTGCTCAAGGCGTCACGCAGTCCCTGATCCTCTGCGCGCATACGCATCTCGCGCGTGCCGTGCGGCTTCGCGACGGCCGCATGATCGTCAATCCCGGCAGCGTCGGCAGCCCCGGCTATCGCGACAAGCATCCGTTCCCGCATGTCGTCGAAGCCGGCACGCCGCACGCGCGCTATGCGATTCTCGAGCTTGTCGAGGGCGCCTGGCAGGTGACGTTCCGTCATGTTGCGTATGATTACGAAGCGATGGCCGCGCTCGCGCGTCGCAACGGCCAGCCGGAGCTGGCGAACGCGCTGGCGACCGGATGGATCAAGTAA
- a CDS encoding ATP-dependent DNA ligase, producing MEARSVDAIPRGKEWQYEPKWDGFRCLLSRDGERVDLRSKSGEDLARYFPELVTVALKLKADRFVLDGEIVVPHGKGFSFDALLQRIHPAASRVKKLSQQTPALYLAFDLLATAKEKQLAGKPLGERRPALEAFAKANLKGSIFRLSPATTSYATAQKRLAQFGGGSDGVIAKRIDLPYQAGNRDGMQKIKKFRSADCVIGGFRYATSKLAGRKVVGSLLLGLYDNEGLLHHAPGFTGNAPGGRSRWSTERSARWCPLKPKLVIEVSYDHFSGDRFRHGTSILRWRPDKAPRQCTFEQLKQKVVDPMKLLK from the coding sequence ATGGAAGCACGCTCGGTCGATGCGATCCCGCGCGGCAAGGAATGGCAGTACGAACCGAAATGGGACGGCTTTCGCTGCCTGCTCTCGCGCGATGGCGAGCGCGTCGATCTCCGCTCCAAGTCCGGCGAGGATCTGGCGCGCTATTTTCCCGAACTCGTCACCGTGGCCCTGAAGCTGAAGGCAGATCGTTTCGTGCTCGACGGCGAGATCGTCGTGCCGCACGGCAAGGGCTTCTCCTTCGACGCGCTATTGCAGCGAATTCACCCTGCCGCTAGCCGCGTGAAAAAACTCTCTCAGCAAACGCCGGCGCTTTATCTCGCCTTCGATCTGCTTGCGACCGCCAAGGAGAAACAGCTCGCCGGGAAGCCGCTCGGCGAGCGAAGGCCGGCGCTGGAAGCTTTTGCGAAAGCCAATCTGAAGGGCAGCATCTTCCGCCTCTCGCCGGCCACGACGAGCTACGCCACGGCCCAAAAACGGCTGGCGCAATTCGGCGGCGGTTCGGACGGGGTGATCGCCAAGCGCATCGATCTGCCCTATCAGGCCGGAAATCGCGACGGCATGCAGAAGATCAAGAAATTCCGCAGCGCCGATTGCGTGATCGGTGGTTTCCGCTACGCGACCAGCAAACTAGCGGGCCGGAAGGTGGTGGGTTCACTACTGCTCGGGCTCTACGATAATGAGGGCCTGCTGCATCATGCCCCCGGCTTCACTGGCAACGCGCCGGGCGGCCGGAGCCGATGGTCCACCGAGCGCTCGGCGAGATGGTGTCCGCTCAAGCCGAAGCTCGTGATCGAGGTCAGCTACGACCATTTCAGCGGCGACCGCTTCCGCCACGGCACCTCGATCCTGCGTTGGCGCCCAGACAAGGCGCCGCGGCAATGCACGTTCGAGCAGTTGAAGCAGAAGGTCGTCGATCCCATGAAGCTGTTGAAGTGA
- the trxA gene encoding thioredoxin — MAVGKVSDSDFEAEVLKANGPVVVDFWAEWCGPCRMIAPALDEIAGAMGDKVKIVKLNVDESPKTASKYGVMSIPTLMIFKGGEMASRQVGAAPKAKLQQWITSAV; from the coding sequence ATGGCCGTTGGTAAGGTTTCCGATTCCGATTTCGAAGCCGAAGTGCTCAAGGCGAACGGCCCGGTCGTGGTCGATTTCTGGGCCGAATGGTGCGGCCCCTGCCGCATGATCGCACCCGCGCTCGACGAAATCGCCGGCGCCATGGGCGACAAGGTAAAGATCGTCAAGCTCAACGTCGACGAGAGCCCAAAGACCGCGTCGAAGTATGGCGTGATGTCGATCCCGACCCTGATGATCTTCAAGGGCGGCGAGATGGCCTCCCGCCAGGTTGGCGCGGCGCCGAAGGCGAAGCTTCAGCAGTGGATCACCTCCGCGGTCTGA